Sequence from the Hamadaea flava genome:
GCGCGGCGGCGCAGCCCGGGCACCGCCGTGACCGTGCCGTCGGCGGAAGCAACCTCGATCGGGCCGAGAAGCCTCACCTGCGTCATGGTCACAGTCTGCCCATCTCCACCACGCGTCACCTCATGCGTGGTCGAAATCGGACAGTTCGGTTTTTGAGCAAGCATGTTGTGACGCACGGTGAACGGCGGCCTGGAGGAGGCGGTTTCAGCGCCGCTTCAGCCCAGCGCCAACCTCGGCTGCCACAGTCCTCAGCGCCAACGCATTGGACATCTCCATGGGAGGAAGCATGGCGCAACGGATGCTCAGCAGGGCCCTGGCCGTGGGCGTGATCGCGAGCGCGATCCTGTCGGCCGCCGGTTCGGCGTACGCACAGGACGACAAGCCGTCCGACCCGAAGAAGGGCTGCGTGATCGAGTACGTCGACGACAACGGCAAGACGATCGGCAAGAAGACCGTGCCGCACGGCACCAAGCTCGGCGGCGGAGTGTTCACCTGCAACAACGGGGAGTGGGAATTCTTCTGGATCCCCTTCGAGACGGTGGTCTCCGGGACCGCCGACACCGTCGTCGTCGACGTGAAGGAGCAGGTCAAGGACGTCCTGGGGGTCCAGGTGGACACCCGCGAGGGCCAGCTCCAGGTGCGGGAGATGCTCAGCGCCGTCGAATACCTGTACGGGGAGCGGGCCGACGAGCCTGGCGGTGCGCTCGTGCTGGACACCGCCGGTCGCGAGGACGACCTCACCGCCGACGACCTCACGGCGCTGTTCGACGGCGGTGAGGTGACCGGAGTCCGTGTCCTCGCCGCCGCGAAGCCCGGCCTCGAGACCACGCTCGGTGAGCTGGGTGAGCTCGGTGGTGGCGACGACGGCACCGGCGTGATGGCGCGCAAGGTCGCCATCCAGCTCTATGGCTCCAGGTACTGGTTCGTCGGCACCATCAACTGCAAGAAGCTGCCCAACGGCAATCAGAGCTGCGTGATCGACGGCAGTATCGTCAAGCGCTGACGCGGATGCGGCTGTTCGCGGTGACACTCGCCCGTGTCACCGCGAGCAGCGGCCTCAGGCGGCCGCCGACGTCTGGTGAGGCGTCACGAGCCGTCGAGGGCGCGGGTCAGTTGGCGAGACCGGGTCATCCGGCCGTCGGGCGTGAAGCTGGCGAACATGAACACCTCGGTGTCGATACGCCGGCCTTTGCCGCTGACGACGCGCAGGGTGAAGCGGGTGGCGACGGTGTCACCAGATGCGACCGCCTCGTGGACCTCGACGCTGAACCGGCCCCCGGTCAGCGTCTTGCGCGCTGGTCTCATGTGGGCCAGCAGCTTGTCCCAGTCGAGGTGGATGCCGTCGCTGATCTGGACGATGTCGGGGGCGAAGAACCGGGCCATCGCCTCGGCCGTGTCGGTGTCCGCTAGAACGACCTGCTCGGTGAGGCCGGTGAAGAAGTCGGCGACGAACCGTTCCGGGCTGTCGGTGACATGTGCAGTCATGGCGTGCTCCTCACATTCGGCCATTTCCTTGACATGGTT
This genomic interval carries:
- a CDS encoding nuclear transport factor 2 family protein; its protein translation is MTAHVTDSPERFVADFFTGLTEQVVLADTDTAEAMARFFAPDIVQISDGIHLDWDKLLAHMRPARKTLTGGRFSVEVHEAVASGDTVATRFTLRVVSGKGRRIDTEVFMFASFTPDGRMTRSRQLTRALDGS